In one window of Leifsonia sp. NPDC080035 DNA:
- a CDS encoding copper homeostasis protein CutC — protein sequence MTGRIAVEICLEDLAGVRTAEAAGADRIELCAALSEGGITPSIGTVAAALGAVTTMGVNVLVRQRGGDFVFDADELDAMVGDIRAIRGLPNPSGVPLAFVVGALNPDGTVDLDATRALVDACGDAPVTFHKAFDQTPDLAAALETLIGLGVARVLTSGGAPNVIDGEDALVRLVAQSDGRIAVLAGGGVRPANVAELVRRTGVTEVHLRAAQTVPSAAARTSAYDPGTRETTSSSMVEAVVGAVREAAA from the coding sequence GTGACGGGGCGCATCGCCGTCGAGATCTGCCTGGAGGACCTCGCGGGCGTGCGCACGGCCGAAGCCGCGGGCGCCGACCGCATCGAGCTCTGTGCCGCGCTCTCCGAGGGCGGCATCACCCCCTCCATCGGGACCGTCGCCGCTGCTCTGGGCGCCGTGACGACGATGGGCGTCAACGTGCTGGTGCGTCAGCGCGGCGGCGACTTCGTGTTCGACGCGGACGAGCTGGATGCGATGGTCGGGGACATCCGCGCCATCCGCGGCCTGCCGAATCCCTCCGGTGTGCCGCTCGCCTTCGTGGTCGGCGCCCTGAACCCGGACGGCACGGTGGACCTGGACGCGACGCGCGCGCTCGTCGACGCGTGCGGGGATGCGCCGGTCACCTTCCACAAGGCGTTCGATCAGACCCCGGACCTGGCGGCCGCCCTGGAGACCCTCATCGGTCTCGGCGTCGCGCGGGTGCTCACCTCGGGCGGCGCTCCGAACGTGATCGACGGAGAGGACGCGCTCGTCCGGCTGGTGGCACAGTCCGACGGCCGGATCGCGGTGCTCGCCGGCGGCGGCGTCCGCCCGGCGAACGTCGCAGAGCTGGTGCGCCGGACCGGGGTGACCGAGGTGCACCTCCGCGCCGCGCAGACGGTGCCGAGCGCCGCGGCGCGCACGAGTGCGTACGATCCCGGGACGCGGGAGACGACCTCGTCCTCCATGGTCGAGGCCGTCGTCGGCGCCGTGCGGGAGGCCGCCGCGTGA